The following are encoded together in the Brassica napus cultivar Da-Ae chromosome A9, Da-Ae, whole genome shotgun sequence genome:
- the LOC106367133 gene encoding tobamovirus multiplication protein 2A: MACRGCLECLLKLLNFILAVAGLSIIGYGIYLFVEFKRATDHSVSFIPTNVNDQSYVSFGRPMLMAVALSSNVFDNLPKAWFIYLFIGIGVVLFVTSCCGCVGTCSRSICCLSCYSLLLILLILAELGAAAFIFFDNSWRDQIPSDKTGNFDTIYHFLKENWNIVRWVALGAVVFEALLFLLALMVRAANTPDEYDSDDEFIAPPRQIRQPFINRQPAPVTGVPVAPTLDQRPSRSDPWSARMREKYGLDTSEFTYNPSESHRFQQMPTQPNEEKGRCTIM, encoded by the exons ATGGCTTGTAGAGGTTGTTTGGAGTGTTTGCTAAAGTTACTCAACTTTATTCTTGCTGTTGCTGGACTTAGCATCATTGGTTATGGTATCTACTTGTTTGTTGAGTTCAAGAGAGCAACTGATCACTCTGTTTCTTTCATTCCTACAAATGTCAACGACCAAAGTTACGTCTCTTTTGGGAGGCCCATGCTTATGGCTGTCGCCCTCTCTTCCAATGTCTTTGACAATCTTCCCAAAGCTTG GTTCATCTACTTGTTCATTGGTATCGGCGTGGTTCTGTTTGTTACTTCATGCTGTGGATGTGTTGGTACTTGTTCAAGGAGCATCTGCTGTTTATCTTGT TACTCCCTGCTTCTCATCTTGTTGATCTTGGCTGAGCTTGGAGCTGCTGCTTTTATTTTCTTCGACAACAGCTGGAGAGAT CAAATTCCTTCTGACAAGACGGGAAACTTCGATACCATCTATCATTTCCTGAAAGAAAACTGGAACATTGTCAGATGGGTAGCTCTAGGAGCCGTTGTTTTCGAG GCTTTGCTTTTCTTGCTCGCCCTTATGGTTAGGGCAGCTAACACACCAGATGAGTATGACAGTGATGATGAGTTTATTGCTCCTCCTAGGCAAATCAGGCAGCCATTCATCAACCGTCAACCCGCCCCTGTTACGGGTGTCCCTGTTGCTCCTACTTTGGACCAACGCCCGAGCCGCAGTGACCCTTGGAGTGCACGTATGAGGGAGAAG TATGGACTCGACACGTCTGAGTTCACATACAATCCCTCAGAGTCACACCGGTTCCAGCAAATGCCGACGcaaccaaatgaagaaaaaggacGATGCACCATCATGTGA
- the LOC106367132 gene encoding ribose-phosphate pyrophosphokinase 2, chloroplastic-like, with amino-acid sequence MASMALTSPPGVKIPSYMAAASSSSLFSRSSISFRTVESRSRICVSGSAKCNLNGNARMPIINETTLPKYFDSSRLEKSASRANTKLKLFSGTANPALSQEIAWYMGLELGKISIKRFADGEVYVQLKESVRGCDVFLVQPTCTPTNENLMELLIMVDACRRASAKKVTAVIPYFGYARADRKTQGRESIAAKLVANLITEAGADRVLACDLHSGQSMGYFDIPVDHVYCQPVILDYLASKSISSKDLVVVSPDVGGVARARAFAKKLSDAPLAIVDKRRHGHNVAEVMNLIGDVKGKVAVMVDDMIDTAGTIVKGAALLHEEGAREVYACCTHAVFSPPAIERLSSGLLQEVIVTNTLPVAEKNYFPQLTILSVANLLGETIWRVHDDSSVSSIFL; translated from the exons ATGGCGTCGATGGCACTGACTTCTCCTCCCGGCGTTAAGATTCCTTCTTACATGGCCGCCGCCTCGTCTTCGTCTCTCTTCTCCCGCTCCTCGATTTCATTCAGGACCGTTGAATCTCGCTCCCGTATCTGCGTTTCCGGTTCCGCG AAATGCAATTTGAACGGGAACGCTCGTATGCCAATAATCAATGAGACGACACTTCCAAAGTACTTTGATTCTTCCCGGTTGGAGAAATCGGCCAGTAGAGCCAATACCAAGCTCAAGTTGTTCTCTGGCACTGCCAATCCAGCGCTTTCTCAG GAAATCGCTTGGTATATGGGCTTGGAGCTTGGGAAGATTAGCATTAAGAGGTTTGCTGATGGAGAGGTGTACGTTCAGCTGAAAGAAAGCGTTAGAGGCTGTGATGTCTTCTTGGTGCAGCCTACTTGCACTCCAACTAATGAGAATCTCATGGAGCTTTTGATCATGGTGGATGCCTGCAGAAGAGCGTCCGCTAAGAAAGTCACAGCTGTGATTCCTTATTTTGGATACGCCAGAGCTGATAGAAAG ACACAAGGGCGTGAATCCATTGCTGCCAAACTGGTGGCGAACCTTATAACAGAAGCTGGTGCGGATCGGGTTCTTGCATGTGATCTTCATTCAGGACAGTCCATGGGTTATTTTGACATACCCGTGGATCATGTCTATTGCCAG CCTGTGATACTTGATTACCTTGCTAGCAAGTCGATTTCCTCAAAGGATTTGGTTGTGGTTTCTCCTGATGTTGGTGGAGTAGCAAGGGCACGTGCTTTTGCTAAGAAGTTATCTGATGCTCCACTCGCTATTGTTGATAAAAGGCGCCACGGCCACAATGTTGCTGAG GTGATGAACCTCATTGGTGATGTTAAAGGGAAAGTTGCTGTGATGGTGGATGATATGATTGATACCGCTG GAACCATTGTGAAAGGAGCAGCTCTTCTGCATGAGGAGGGTGCTCGTGAGGTTTACGCTTGCTGCACGCACGCTGTTTTCAG TCCGCCTGCGATAGAGCGGTTATCGAGCGGTTTGCTGCAAGAAGTGATAGTGACGAATACTTTACCGGTAGCGGAGAAGAATTACTTCCCGCAGCTAACGATTTTATCGGTGGCTAATCTTCTGGGTGAGACCATTTGGCGTGTCCATGATGATAGCTCCGTTAGCAGCATTTTTCTttga
- the LOC106364581 gene encoding tobamovirus multiplication protein 2B, with protein MATASESARGGDKTAKAVVADQISQAVNSTANLLHLMRQSSSAQAQLAKLPKNLLAKASLTKATGQSLAQLPQVISSLDAHIESGLNSGVHLNTVTQLLENMESTQLRALRQSNLSPVVDNNQSPEQS; from the exons ATGGCGACGGCATCGGAGAGCGCAAGAGGAGGTGACAAAACGGCGAAGGCAGTCGTTGCCGATCAGATATCGCAGGCTGTTAATTCTACTGCTAACCTTCTCCATCTGATGCGTCAATCGTCTTCTGCTCAG GCCCAGTTGGCAAAGCTCCCAAAGAATCTTTTGGCCAAAGCTTCTTTAACTAAGGCCACTGGACAA tCGTTGGCGCAGCTTCCTCAAGTGATTTCATCTCTGGATGCCCATATAGAAAGCGGCTTGAACAG TGGGGTTCACTTAAACACAGTAACCCAGTTACTTGAAAACATGGAAAGCACGCAGCTTCGTGCTCTTCGACAATCTAACTTATCCCCTGTGGTG GACAACAATCAATCTCCAGAGCAGAGTTGA
- the LOC106363153 gene encoding RING-H2 finger protein ATL81-like, translated as MSTISTTETNEFKPVHTLVSTPVTIVLTGGLLFIILTGFFSFFYCGSFLQKLLTSWNLHRNRNRPSNLIQPSTPPENTGLNSKIIQSFPEFPYSVKDRGMDQCSICLLEFMDDDTMRLISTCNHVFHTICIDLWFESHKTCPVCRRELDVDRTSQEKPPNVPEIDLVRSESHEEPLSRDTLTIIVHEEHPTIGSLDQTDEIESYERRMKESNLRFWRSHSTGHSIVVKTENDQETEEQEKEEFKIHIEISGECQFEDHKRTLPNRNMYCVRGTYSVG; from the coding sequence ATGTCTACTATATCCACGACCGAAACAAATGAATTCAAACCAGTCCACACCCTCGTTTCCACGCCGGTCACCATAGTTTTGACCGGTGGTCTTCTCTTCATCATTCTCACCGGTTTCTTCTCATTCTTCTACTGTGGATCGTTTCTCCAAAAACTCTTAACCAGTTGGAACCTCCATCGAAACCGTAACCGTCCCAGCAACCTAATACAACCTTCCACGCCACCTGAAAACACCGGACTCAACTCCAAGATCATCCAATCTTTCCCTGAGTTTCCTTACTCGGTGAAAGATCGTGGGATGGACCAATGTTCCATTtgtttattagaatttatggaTGATGATACCATGAGGCTCATTTCAACTTGTAACCATGTTTTTCACACAATCTGCATTGATCTTTGGTTTGAATCACACAAGACCTGCCCGGTATGCCGACGTGAACTTGATGTAGACCGGACCTCGCAGGAAAAGCCACCCAATGTTCCTGAAATCGACCTGGTTAGATCTGAGAGCCATGAGGAACCTTTGTCCCGCGACACATTGACAATCATCGTCCACGAGGAGCATCCTACCATTGGTAGTTTAGATCAAACAGACGAAATTGAAAGCTATGAAAGACGAATGAAGGAGTCGAATTTGCGGTTCTGGAGGTCACATTCTACTGGACATTCTATTGTTGTCAAGACCGAAAACGACCAAGAaacagaagaacaagaaaaagaagagtttAAGATACATATTGAGATCTCAGGAGAATGTCAATTTGAAGATCACAAGAGGACATTGCCAAACAGGAATATGTATTGCGTTAGGGGAACTTACTCAGTTGGATAA
- the LOC106367135 gene encoding zinc finger CCCH domain-containing protein 12, whose product MSHRRDSSGDVVHVIPTNNPPPENWFPNLGDTSVWATEDDYNRVWAVNPDGDNGPPNKKTRGSPSSASAASNRTKAIGKMFFKTKLCCKFRAGTCPYVTNCNFAHTVEELRRPPPNWQEIVAAHEEERSGSGTPATVEPREEYQIPSLVSSTDESGGRSFKGRHCKKFYTEEGCPYGETCTFLHDEASRNRESVAISLGPGGYGGGGSGGGNSNVVVLGGGGSGSGVDILKPSNWKTRICNKWEITGYCPFGAKCHFAHGAAELHRFGGGLVEGEGKDGGVSSNPDIKQTGPNPKGHSDTTTPLLSPGVVPHNADAGYHSGVALQRASSAVTQKPGIRTHQKWKGPAKISRIYGDWIDDIE is encoded by the exons ATGAGTCACAGGCGTGATTCCAGCGGAGATGTAGTTCACGTGATACCCACAAACAACCCTCCGCCGGAGAATTGGTTCCCGAATCTCGGCGATACCTCCGTCTGGGCCACGGAAGATGACTACAACCGCGTCTGGGCGGTGAATCCCGACGGCGACAATGGTCCTCCGAACAAGAAGACGCGAGGCTCTCCGTCGTCTGCCTCCGCAGCGAGCAACCGTACCAAAGCGATCGGGAAAATGTTCTTCAAGACCAAGCTCTGCTGCAAGTTCCGCGCAGGGACTTGTCCGTACGTCACTAACTGCAACTTCGCCCACACCGTGGAGGAGCTCCGTCGTCCACCGCCGAATTGGCAGGAGATAGTGGCGGCTCACGAGGAGGAGAGATCAGGTTCTGGAACTCCTGCGACGGTTGAGCCGAGGGAGGAGTATCAGATCCCGTCTTTGGTGTCGTCGACGGATGAGAGTGGGGGGAGGTCTTTTAAAGGAAGACACTGCAAGAAGTTTTACACTGAGGAAGGATGTCCTTATGGTGAAACCTGTACGTTTCTGCATGATGAGGCTTCCAGGAATAGGGAAAGCGTTGCTATTAGTTTAGGCCCTGGCGGTTACGGTGGCGGTGGTTCTGGTGGTGGTAATAGCAACGTAGTAGTTCTTGGAGGTGGTGGAAGTGGAAGTGGAGTCGATATTTTGAAGCCTTCAAATTGGAAGACAAGGATTTGCAATAAATGGGAGATTACTGGGTATTGTCCCTTTGGTGCTAAGTGCCATTTTGCTCatggagctgcag AGTTGCATAGATTTGGTGGAGGGCTCGTGGAAGGAGAAGGCAAAGACGGAGGAGTATCGTCCAATCCAGATATAAAGCAAACCGGACCAAACCCGAAAGGACATTCAGACACAACGACCCCACTTTTATCTCCGGGAGTCGTTCCTCATAATGCAGACGCTGGTTATCACAGTGGAGTGGCATTGCAACGAGCGTCTAGTGCGGTTACGCAGAAGCCTGGGATCAGAACTCATCAGAAATGGAAAGGACCAGCGAAAATCAGTCGGATATATGGCGATTGGATTGACGATATTGAATGA
- the LOC125578152 gene encoding uncharacterized protein LOC125578152 — MELRNNQKWCELSYSAKRRKCEDGSQSSTSHANETKSEHDRPPGVKAAKSKKTKVEGKALIEFQSMWNIKKQDMATKERLSKMSLLDSLISKKEPLAEYEEALKKKLINDLMSN, encoded by the coding sequence atGGAGCTACGAAACAACCAGAAATGGTGTGAGCTTTCATACTCAGCTAAGAGGAGGAAGTGTGAGGATGGTTCACAATCTTCAACCTCTCACGCAAATGAAACAAAGAGTGAGCATGATCGTCCCCCGGGTGTCAAGGCAGCAAAGAGTAAGAAAACGAAGGTAGAGGGGAAGGCACTGATAGAGTTTCAGAGTATGTGGAATATTAAAAAGCAGGATATGGCCACGAAAGAAAGGTTGTCGAAGATGAGTCTTCTTGACAGTCTGATTTCCAAAAAAGAACCCTTAGCTGAGTATGAAGAAGCTCTAAAGAAGAAACTAATCAATGATTTGATGTCTAATTAG
- the LOC125577588 gene encoding putative pumilio homolog 20 — translation MSTQSSTRFNLCVTNTAAIEVVTHNTLHLSKDPYGSFVVQHVLKLCDLHCTYNTAVNLGGHCVELSFKKYGSYIVEKLLETEESMILVVAELLECKVDRLMRLARSEYGKFVVVKALRVTQEEMITAYLFWGLVHKLMPFHHLLRYSRGSTIAAILESTC, via the coding sequence ATGAGCACACAATCATCCACGCGCTTCAACTTATGTGTGACCAACACGGCTGCTATAGAGGTTGTCACGCACAACACTCTTCACCTAAGCAAAGATCCTTACGGGAGCTTTGTGGTCCAACACGTGCTTAAACTGTGTGACTTGCATTGCACGTATAACACTGCGGTTAATCTCGGTGGCCATTGCGTTGAGCTCTCGTTCAAGAAGTATGGAAGCTATATTGTGGAGAAGCTTTTGGAGACGGAGGAGTCGATGATTTTGGTGGTGGCAGAGCTTTTGGAATGCAAAGTAGACAGGTTGATGAGGCTGGCAAGGAGTGAGTACGGGAAGTTCGTGGTGGTCAAGGCACTGAGAGTCACGCAGGAGGAGATGATTACGGCTTATCTGTTTTGGGGTTTGGTGCATAAGCTCATGCCTTTTCACCATCTCTTGCGTTACTCTCGTGGAAGCACCATTGCAGCAATCTTAGAGTCTACTTGCTAG
- the LOC125578153 gene encoding secreted RxLR effector protein 78-like, protein MKIDISKAFDSVQWDFVLNTLLVHGFPLKFVHWIQICTTTPSFLVQVNGELAGYLQRKRGLRQGCSLYPYLFVICMNALSSRMDKAVMDKRFGYHPLCRRLQKIIEGVISVFDGFARESGLSISLEKSTIYMAGV, encoded by the exons ATGAAAATCGATATCTCAAAGGCGTTCGACTCGGTACAGTGGGACTTTGTACTGAATACTCTACTGGTTCATGGATTTCCACTAAAGTTTGTTCACTGGATACAAATATGCACAACTACTCCTTCATTCTTGGTGCAAGTAAATGGGGAGCTTGCTGGTTATTTACAACGTAAGAGAGGACTGAGACAAGGGTGTTCCTTATATCCTTACCTATTTGTGATCTGCATGAATGCGCTGTCTTCAAGGATGGATAAGGCTGTTATGGATAAGCGTTTTGGCTATCATCCCTTGTGTAGAAG GCTCCAAAAGATCATAGAAGGTGTTATCTCGGTCTTTGATGGGTTTGCAAGGGAATCCGGTTTGAGTATTAGTCTGGAAAAGTCTACCATCTACATGGCAGGGGTTTAA